A genomic region of Pseudomonas frederiksbergensis contains the following coding sequences:
- the secF gene encoding protein translocase subunit SecF, producing MLRTINFMGVRNVAFGVTLFLTALALFSCFHKGMNYGLDFTGGTLIELTYERPADVMKVRSQLTEAGYHEAIVQSFGATTDLLVRMPGEDPQLGHQVAEALQKVGGDNAAVVKRVEFVGPQVGEELRDQGGLGMLMALGGILIYLAFRFQWKFAVGAIVSLIHDVIVTVGILSFFQITFDLTVLAAVLAIIGYSLNDTIVVFDRVRENFRVLRKASLIENINISTTQTLLRTMATSISTLLAISALLFFGGDNLFGFSIALFIGVLAGTYSSIYIANVVLIWLNLSSEDLIPPANTEKEVDDRP from the coding sequence ATGTTACGTACTATCAACTTCATGGGCGTTCGCAACGTTGCGTTCGGCGTCACATTGTTCCTTACCGCTCTGGCGTTGTTCAGCTGCTTCCACAAGGGCATGAACTACGGTCTGGACTTCACCGGCGGTACGCTCATCGAGCTGACCTACGAGCGTCCGGCCGACGTCATGAAAGTTCGCTCCCAGCTGACTGAGGCGGGTTATCACGAAGCGATCGTTCAGAGCTTCGGCGCTACCACCGATTTGCTGGTGCGTATGCCTGGCGAAGACCCGCAACTGGGTCACCAGGTAGCTGAAGCGCTGCAGAAAGTCGGCGGCGACAACGCGGCTGTGGTCAAGCGCGTCGAGTTCGTGGGCCCGCAGGTCGGTGAAGAGCTGCGCGACCAGGGCGGCCTCGGCATGCTGATGGCGCTGGGCGGCATTCTGATCTACCTGGCTTTCCGCTTTCAGTGGAAGTTCGCGGTCGGTGCGATTGTCTCGCTGATCCACGACGTGATCGTGACCGTGGGTATCCTGTCGTTTTTCCAGATCACCTTCGACCTGACGGTGCTGGCGGCGGTGCTGGCGATCATCGGTTACTCGCTCAACGACACCATCGTGGTATTCGACCGGGTTCGTGAGAACTTCCGCGTGCTGCGCAAGGCCAGCCTGATCGAGAACATCAACATCTCGACCACGCAAACCCTGCTGCGGACGATGGCGACGTCGATCTCTACCTTGCTGGCGATCTCCGCGCTGCTGTTCTTCGGTGGTGACAACCTGTTCGGCTTCTCCATTGCGCTGTTTATCGGTGTTCTGGCGGGTACTTACTCGTCGATCTACATCGCCAACGTGGTGCTGATCTGGCTGAACCTGAGCAGCGAGGATCTGATTCCTCCTGCCAATACCGAGAAGGAAGTGGACGACCGTCCTTAA
- the cysE gene encoding serine O-acetyltransferase, protein MFERLREDIQSVFHRDPAARNAFEVLTCYPGMHAIWIHRLSAALWGMGWKWLARLVSNFGRWLTGIEIHPGAKVGRRFFIDHGMGIVIGETAEIGNDVTLYQGVTLGGTSWNKGKRHPTLEDGVVVGAGAKVLGPFTVGAGAKVGSNAVVTKAVPAGATVVGIPGRIIVKSDDELEAKRKAMAEKIGFDAYGVGEDMPDPVARAIGQLLDHLQAVDSRLEGMCGALKDLGSPYCAKDLPELREEDFACVKDKDESQAN, encoded by the coding sequence ATGTTCGAGCGTTTGCGTGAAGATATCCAGAGCGTTTTCCACCGTGACCCGGCGGCACGTAATGCGTTTGAGGTGCTGACCTGCTATCCGGGCATGCACGCCATCTGGATTCATCGACTGTCTGCTGCTCTATGGGGCATGGGCTGGAAATGGCTGGCGCGGTTGGTGTCGAACTTCGGTCGCTGGTTGACCGGGATCGAGATTCATCCGGGCGCCAAGGTGGGGCGGCGTTTCTTTATTGACCACGGCATGGGCATTGTCATCGGCGAAACCGCTGAAATCGGCAATGACGTGACGCTGTATCAGGGCGTGACCCTTGGCGGTACCAGTTGGAACAAAGGCAAGCGCCATCCGACGCTGGAAGACGGTGTGGTGGTCGGGGCGGGCGCCAAGGTGTTGGGTCCGTTCACTGTGGGTGCTGGTGCCAAGGTGGGTTCCAATGCGGTGGTGACCAAGGCTGTGCCGGCAGGGGCGACAGTGGTCGGGATTCCCGGGCGGATTATCGTCAAGTCCGATGATGAGCTGGAGGCCAAGCGCAAGGCCATGGCCGAGAAGATTGGTTTTGATGCCTATGGTGTCGGTGAAGACATGCCGGACCCGGTGGCGCGTGCCATCGGTCAGTTGCTGGATCACTTGCAAGCGGTCGATAGTCGACTGGAAGGCATGTGCGGTGCGCTCAAGGATCTGGGCAGCCCTTACTGTGCCAAAGACTTGCCTGAGCTGCGCGAAGAAGACTTCGCCTGTGTAAAAGACAAGGATGAAAGCCAGGCCAACTGA
- the iscR gene encoding Fe-S cluster assembly transcriptional regulator IscR, with protein MRLTTKGRYAVTAMLDLALHAQHGPVSLADISERQGISLSYLEQLFAKLRRSNLVSSVRGPGGGYQLSRDMQGIQVAQVIDAVNESVDATKCQGLGDCHGGDTCLTHHLWCDLSLQIHEFLSGISLADLVTRREVQEVAQRQDQRRCNSKTPSLDKIEASAVE; from the coding sequence ATGCGACTGACTACTAAAGGCCGATACGCGGTCACCGCCATGCTTGATCTGGCGTTGCACGCGCAGCACGGGCCGGTGTCCCTGGCCGATATCTCTGAGCGCCAAGGCATTTCCCTGTCCTACCTTGAACAGCTTTTCGCCAAGTTGCGCCGCAGCAATCTGGTTTCCAGTGTCCGTGGACCAGGCGGTGGCTACCAGCTATCGCGTGACATGCAGGGCATCCAGGTCGCTCAGGTGATCGATGCGGTCAACGAATCGGTCGATGCAACCAAATGCCAGGGCCTGGGTGATTGCCATGGTGGCGACACCTGCCTGACCCACCACTTGTGGTGTGATCTAAGCCTGCAAATCCACGAATTTCTGAGCGGTATCAGCTTGGCTGACCTTGTCACTCGCCGTGAGGTACAAGAAGTAGCCCAGCGTCAGGACCAGCGTCGTTGCAACAGCAAGACACCGAGTCTGGACAAGATTGAAGCGTCCGCCGTCGAATGA
- a CDS encoding glycine zipper 2TM domain-containing protein: MNKSLLVGAVLGAVGVTAGGAVATYSLVKSGGPEYAQVLAVDPVKTQIKTPREVCREVPVTRQAPVKDEHQILGTVLGAVGGGLLGNMVGGGNGKKLATVAGAVGGGYAGNKVQEHMQNGDTTTTMQRRCETVNDVSDKLVGYDVRYSLGGKEGKVRMDRDPGNQIPVDKDGHLILGQNEPAK, from the coding sequence GTGAACAAGTCGTTACTGGTTGGTGCGGTATTGGGTGCTGTCGGTGTCACTGCCGGAGGCGCTGTTGCCACCTACAGCCTGGTAAAAAGCGGCGGCCCTGAGTATGCGCAAGTACTGGCAGTTGATCCGGTCAAAACACAGATCAAGACTCCGCGTGAAGTGTGCAGGGAGGTGCCTGTTACCCGGCAGGCGCCGGTAAAAGACGAGCATCAGATCCTCGGTACGGTACTCGGTGCGGTCGGCGGTGGTCTGTTGGGCAATATGGTCGGTGGCGGTAATGGCAAGAAGCTCGCCACCGTGGCGGGTGCGGTTGGCGGCGGTTATGCCGGTAACAAGGTGCAGGAGCACATGCAGAACGGTGATACCACCACCACGATGCAAAGGCGTTGCGAAACGGTCAATGACGTCAGCGACAAGCTCGTAGGCTATGACGTTCGGTATTCGCTGGGCGGCAAGGAAGGCAAGGTGCGGATGGATCGTGATCCGGGCAATCAGATTCCGGTCGACAAGGACGGTCATCTGATCCTGGGACAGAACGAACCGGCGAAGTGA
- the trmJ gene encoding tRNA (cytosine(32)/uridine(32)-2'-O)-methyltransferase TrmJ, which produces MLQNIRVVLVNTSHPGNIGGAARAMKNMGLSRLVLVEPRLFPHHEADARASGAGDILENAQVVATLEDALVGCNLVLGTSARDRRIPWPLLDPRECGVKVVEEAAQGAEIALVFGREDSGLTNEELQRCHYHVHIPSDPEFSSLNLGAAVQVLSYEVRMSWLAAEGQPSKVEKDEVASTKSGELATMDELERFYEHLEQTLVAIEFLDPEKPRHLMARLRRLYGRSSVSRAEMNILRGILTETQKAARGELLKRKD; this is translated from the coding sequence TTGCTGCAGAACATTCGTGTCGTCCTGGTCAATACCAGCCATCCGGGGAATATCGGAGGGGCTGCGCGTGCCATGAAGAACATGGGCCTGTCGCGACTGGTGCTGGTCGAGCCGCGCTTGTTTCCGCATCACGAGGCGGATGCACGGGCCTCCGGTGCCGGTGACATCCTGGAAAACGCCCAAGTCGTCGCCACGCTGGAAGATGCGCTGGTCGGCTGCAATCTGGTGCTGGGCACCAGCGCTCGTGACCGTCGTATCCCTTGGCCGCTGCTCGATCCTCGTGAATGCGGGGTGAAGGTGGTTGAGGAGGCGGCGCAAGGCGCCGAGATTGCTTTGGTATTTGGCCGTGAAGATTCCGGCCTGACCAATGAAGAGTTGCAGCGATGTCATTATCACGTGCACATCCCGTCAGACCCTGAGTTCAGTTCGCTGAACCTTGGGGCGGCGGTGCAGGTGTTGAGCTATGAAGTGCGCATGTCCTGGCTGGCGGCCGAAGGTCAGCCGAGCAAGGTCGAGAAGGATGAAGTGGCGTCCACCAAAAGTGGTGAACTGGCGACCATGGATGAGTTGGAGCGATTCTATGAGCACCTGGAGCAAACGCTGGTGGCCATCGAGTTTCTTGATCCGGAAAAACCACGGCACTTGATGGCGCGCCTGCGTCGGTTGTACGGACGAAGCTCGGTCAGCCGGGCGGAAATGAATATTTTGCGTGGCATCCTCACGGAAACCCAAAAAGCGGCCCGTGGTGAGCTTCTTAAGCGGAAGGATTAA
- the suhB gene encoding type III secretion system regulator SuhB, which translates to MQPMLNIALRAARSASELIFRSIERLDTIKVDEKDAKDYVSEVDRAAEQKIIDALRKAYPTHGILGEETGMHAGSGEGEDYLWIIDPLDGTTNFLRGIPHFAVSIACKYRGRLEHAVVLDPVRQEEFTASRGRGAQLNGRRLRVSGRTSLDGALLGTGFPFRDDQMDNLDNYLGMFRALVGQTAGIRRAGSASLDLAYVAAGRFDAFWESGLSEWDMAAGALLIQEAGGLVSDFTGGHDFLEKGHVVAGNTKCFKAVLTAIQPHLPASLKR; encoded by the coding sequence ATGCAGCCCATGCTGAATATCGCGCTGCGCGCCGCCCGCAGCGCCAGTGAATTGATCTTCCGCTCCATCGAGCGCCTGGATACCATCAAGGTCGACGAAAAAGACGCCAAGGACTATGTGTCCGAAGTGGATCGCGCTGCCGAACAGAAAATCATCGACGCGCTGCGCAAGGCCTACCCGACTCACGGCATTCTCGGTGAAGAAACCGGCATGCACGCTGGCAGCGGCGAAGGCGAAGACTACCTGTGGATCATCGATCCACTGGACGGCACCACCAACTTCCTGCGCGGCATTCCTCACTTCGCTGTCAGCATCGCCTGCAAATATCGCGGTCGCCTGGAGCACGCTGTTGTTCTGGACCCGGTTCGCCAGGAAGAATTCACCGCCAGCCGTGGTCGTGGCGCTCAACTGAACGGTCGTCGCCTGCGCGTCAGCGGCCGCACCAGCCTGGACGGCGCCCTGCTGGGTACCGGCTTCCCGTTCCGTGACGACCAGATGGACAACCTCGACAACTACCTGGGCATGTTCCGCGCCCTGGTTGGCCAGACCGCCGGCATCCGTCGCGCCGGCTCGGCGAGCCTGGACCTGGCCTACGTAGCTGCCGGCCGTTTCGACGCATTTTGGGAGTCGGGCCTGTCCGAGTGGGACATGGCAGCAGGCGCCCTGCTGATTCAGGAAGCTGGCGGCCTGGTGAGCGACTTCACCGGCGGTCACGACTTCCTTGAAAAAGGCCACGTCGTTGCTGGTAACACCAAATGTTTCAAAGCAGTACTGACGGCCATCCAGCCGCACCTGCCAGCCTCGCTGAAACGCTAA
- the yajC gene encoding preprotein translocase subunit YajC, whose product MSFFISNAMADAAAPAAGPMGGGFEWIFLVGFLVIFYLMIWRPQAKRAKEQKNLLSSLQKGDEVVTTGGIAGKITKVADDFVVLEVSDTVEMKFQKGAIAATLPKGTLKAI is encoded by the coding sequence ATGAGCTTTTTTATCTCTAATGCCATGGCTGATGCTGCTGCCCCTGCGGCAGGCCCGATGGGCGGCGGCTTTGAGTGGATTTTCCTGGTCGGCTTCCTGGTCATCTTCTACCTGATGATCTGGCGTCCACAGGCCAAGCGCGCCAAAGAGCAGAAGAACCTGCTGAGCAGCCTGCAGAAAGGCGACGAAGTTGTGACCACCGGTGGTATCGCCGGCAAGATCACTAAAGTGGCAGATGATTTCGTTGTTCTGGAAGTTTCCGACACGGTCGAAATGAAATTCCAAAAGGGCGCCATCGCCGCCACGCTGCCAAAAGGCACGCTAAAAGCGATCTAA
- the secD gene encoding protein translocase subunit SecD, with product MLNKYPLWKYILILAVLAVGLIYSAPNLYPDDPAIQVSGASTALQVNQADLDRVSKALNDAGINVKAATLSANGKGGLVRLTKAEDQLPAKDVVRKALGDDYVVALNLAQTTPQWLRALGAHPMKLGLDLSGGVHFLLEVDMDKALDARLKVYEGDVKSLLRKERLRYRSLPQLNGAIQLGFSDEASREEARALIRKNFNDFDIVPADLNGQAVLRLAMTPAKLAEIREYSIKQNLTTVRNRVNELGVAEPIVQRQGANRIVVELPGVQDTAEAKRILGKTANLEFRLAAEPGASKATSETFEFREGKRPPAQIERGLIITGDQVTDAKAGFGEHGTPEVNIRLDGHGGELMNRATRSNVGRSMAVIFIEQRPVTTYVKQMVNGVEKDVPVQTFKEEKKIISLATIQSPLGAQFRITGLNGQGESSELALLLRAGGLAAPMYFAEERTIGPSLGADNITKGVDASLWGMLFVSLFIMAIYRFFGVIATVALSVNMVLLLALMSLLGATLTLPGIAGIVLTMGMAVDANVLIFSRIREEIAAGMTVQRAINEGFGRAFTAILDANLTTLLVGGILFAMGTGPVKGFAVTMSLGIFTSMFTAIMVTRAMVNLIFGGRDFKKLWI from the coding sequence ATGCTGAACAAATACCCTCTGTGGAAATACATTCTGATCCTGGCGGTGCTGGCGGTCGGTCTGATTTATTCCGCTCCCAATCTTTATCCTGACGATCCGGCCATTCAGGTCAGCGGTGCAAGTACTGCGCTGCAGGTTAATCAGGCGGATCTGGATCGTGTGAGCAAAGCGCTCAATGACGCCGGGATCAACGTCAAGGCGGCCACTCTTTCGGCCAATGGCAAGGGCGGTTTGGTGCGCCTGACCAAGGCTGAAGACCAGCTGCCAGCCAAAGACGTGGTGCGCAAGGCACTGGGTGATGACTACGTCGTCGCGCTGAACCTGGCACAAACGACCCCGCAGTGGCTGCGTGCCCTCGGCGCGCACCCGATGAAGCTGGGCCTGGACTTGTCCGGTGGTGTGCACTTCCTGCTCGAAGTGGACATGGACAAAGCCCTCGACGCCCGCCTGAAAGTCTACGAAGGCGACGTCAAGAGCCTGTTGCGTAAAGAGCGTCTGCGCTATCGCAGCCTGCCGCAACTCAATGGCGCCATTCAGCTGGGTTTCAGTGATGAAGCTTCCCGCGAAGAGGCCCGTGCGCTGATCCGCAAGAACTTCAACGATTTCGACATTGTTCCGGCCGACCTCAATGGTCAGGCGGTACTGCGTCTGGCGATGACCCCGGCCAAGCTGGCGGAAATCCGCGAATACTCCATCAAGCAGAACTTGACCACGGTGCGTAACCGCGTCAACGAGCTGGGTGTTGCCGAGCCTATCGTTCAACGCCAGGGTGCCAACCGCATCGTGGTTGAGCTGCCAGGCGTGCAAGACACTGCCGAAGCCAAGCGTATCCTCGGCAAGACGGCCAACCTCGAGTTCCGTCTGGCGGCTGAGCCGGGTGCTTCGAAAGCCACTTCCGAGACCTTCGAGTTCCGTGAGGGCAAGCGTCCTCCTGCGCAAATCGAGCGTGGCCTGATCATCACGGGCGACCAGGTGACTGACGCCAAGGCTGGTTTCGGCGAGCACGGTACGCCGGAAGTGAACATTCGTCTGGACGGTCACGGCGGTGAGCTGATGAACCGTGCGACGCGTTCCAACGTCGGTCGCAGCATGGCGGTGATTTTCATCGAGCAGCGCCCGGTGACGACTTACGTCAAGCAAATGGTTAACGGCGTCGAGAAAGACGTGCCGGTTCAGACCTTCAAGGAAGAGAAGAAGATCATCAGCCTGGCGACCATTCAGTCGCCGCTGGGTGCTCAGTTCCGCATCACTGGCCTGAACGGTCAGGGCGAGTCCTCGGAGCTGGCCTTGCTGCTGCGCGCGGGTGGTCTGGCGGCACCGATGTACTTTGCTGAAGAGCGCACAATCGGTCCAAGCCTGGGTGCTGACAACATCACCAAGGGTGTCGATGCGTCGCTGTGGGGCATGCTGTTCGTTTCGCTGTTCATCATGGCCATCTACCGCTTCTTCGGCGTGATCGCCACGGTTGCGCTGTCGGTGAACATGGTGCTGCTGCTGGCCTTGATGTCTCTGCTGGGGGCAACGCTGACCCTGCCAGGTATCGCCGGTATCGTATTGACCATGGGCATGGCGGTCGACGCCAACGTACTGATCTTCTCGCGGATACGTGAAGAGATCGCGGCCGGCATGACGGTGCAGCGGGCAATCAACGAAGGCTTCGGCCGGGCATTTACTGCGATTCTCGACGCCAACCTGACCACCCTGTTGGTCGGCGGCATCCTCTTTGCCATGGGCACCGGCCCGGTGAAGGGCTTCGCAGTGACCATGTCCCTCGGGATCTTTACCTCGATGTTCACGGCCATCATGGTGACCCGCGCGATGGTCAACCTGATCTTCGGCGGTCGTGACTTCAAGAAGTTGTGGATTTAA
- the tgt gene encoding tRNA guanosine(34) transglycosylase Tgt, whose amino-acid sequence MSFELLATDGKARRGRLTFPRGTVETPAFMPVGTYGTVKGMLPRDITATGAEIILGNTFHLWLRPGTEVIKKHGDLHDFMQWKGPILTDSGGFQVFSLGAMRKIKEEGVTFASPVDGAKVFMGPEESMQVQRDLGSDIVMIFDECTPYPADEDVARVSMELSLRWAQRSKNAHGDNTAALFGIVQGGMHQDLRMRSLEGLDKIGFDGLAIGGLSVGEPKHEMIKVLDYLPGQMPADKPRYLMGVGKPEDLVEGVRRGVDMFDCVMPTRNARNGHLFIDTGVLKIRNAFHRHDDSPLDPTCDCYTCQNFSRAYLHHLDKCGEMLGSMLNTIHNLRHYQVLMAGLREAIQQGTLAAFVDAFYAKRGLPVPPLD is encoded by the coding sequence ATGTCATTTGAGCTATTGGCCACCGACGGCAAGGCTCGCCGTGGTCGCCTGACCTTCCCGCGCGGTACCGTCGAGACCCCGGCGTTCATGCCAGTGGGCACTTACGGCACGGTCAAGGGCATGCTGCCGCGGGACATCACCGCGACGGGCGCCGAGATCATTCTGGGCAATACCTTTCACCTGTGGCTGCGTCCTGGCACGGAAGTGATCAAGAAGCACGGCGACCTGCACGATTTCATGCAGTGGAAAGGCCCGATTCTGACCGACTCCGGTGGTTTCCAGGTGTTCAGCCTGGGCGCCATGCGCAAGATCAAGGAGGAGGGCGTGACCTTCGCCTCGCCGGTTGATGGCGCGAAAGTGTTCATGGGCCCGGAAGAGTCGATGCAGGTTCAGCGCGACCTGGGCTCCGACATCGTGATGATTTTCGACGAATGCACGCCGTACCCGGCCGACGAAGATGTAGCGCGGGTGTCGATGGAGCTGTCGTTGCGCTGGGCTCAGCGTTCGAAAAACGCTCATGGCGACAACACTGCGGCGCTGTTCGGCATCGTTCAGGGCGGTATGCACCAGGACCTGCGCATGCGCTCGCTGGAAGGCCTCGACAAGATCGGCTTTGATGGCCTGGCGATCGGCGGTCTGTCGGTCGGCGAGCCCAAGCACGAGATGATCAAGGTGCTCGATTACCTGCCAGGCCAGATGCCGGCTGACAAACCTCGTTACCTTATGGGCGTTGGCAAACCGGAAGACTTGGTTGAGGGTGTGCGCCGCGGTGTGGACATGTTCGATTGCGTGATGCCAACCCGTAATGCCCGCAATGGGCACTTGTTCATAGATACTGGCGTGCTGAAGATTCGTAACGCGTTCCATCGCCATGATGATTCGCCGCTCGATCCGACCTGCGATTGCTACACCTGCCAGAACTTCTCCCGTGCTTATCTGCATCACCTGGACAAGTGCGGCGAAATGCTGGGTAGCATGTTGAATACCATCCACAATTTGCGCCATTACCAGGTGCTTATGGCTGGTTTGCGCGAGGCTATTCAACAGGGTACATTGGCCGCCTTTGTCGATGCCTTCTACGCCAAACGCGGGCTACCTGTGCCGCCTTTGGACTGA